A window of Silurus meridionalis isolate SWU-2019-XX chromosome 28, ASM1480568v1, whole genome shotgun sequence contains these coding sequences:
- the dctn6 gene encoding dynactin subunit 6, whose protein sequence is MADPKQANQKSVKIAAGAVVCVESEIRGDVTIGPRTVIHPKARIIADAGPIIIGEGNLIEEQALIINGYPENIMPDTEGYEPKTMTIGTNNVFEVGCVSQAMKIGDNNVIESKADVGRNVILTSGCIIGACCRLNTSEEIPENTVIYSSSCMRRVQTERPQPQTLQLDFLMKILPNYHHLKKTQKINPTPART, encoded by the exons ATGGCGGACCCCAAACAAGCTAATCAGAAAAG tGTTAAAATAGCTGCTGGggcagtggtgtgtgtggagagtGAAATAAGAGGCGATGTCACCATTG ggCCGAGGACGGTGATCCACCCGAAAGCCCGGATTATTGCAGACGCTGGTCCCATCATTATAGGAGAAGGCAACTTGATAGAAGAGCAAGCACTCATCATTAACGG TTATCCTGAGAACATCATGCCTGACACAGAGGGATATGAGCCGAAGACCATGACGATAGGCACCAACAACGTTTTTGAAGTCGGCTGTG TCTCCCAGGCGATGAAAATTGGAGACAACAACGTCATTGAGTCCAAAG CCGATGTGGGGCGTAACGTGATTTTGACGAGCGGCTGCATCATAGGTGCGTGCTGTCGGCTTAACACGTCTGAGGAGATTCCAGAGAACACAGTCATCTACAGCTCCAGCTGCATGAGGAGAGTACAGACTGAGAGACCACAG CCTCAGACTCTGCAACTGGACTTCCTAATGAAGATTTTACCCAACTATCACCATCTGAAGAAGACACAGAAGATTAACCCGACTCCTGCACGCACCTGA
- the LOC124381703 gene encoding N-acyl-aromatic-L-amino acid amidohydrolase (carboxylate-forming) B-like: protein MDREHRSHLRSKPEIVTIPALYRMALCGGTHGNELAGVYLLRQSMRRKRKGSMVDPVTMVTVMANPRAVQRCVRYTEMDLNRCFTHTTLSAPVSDITPYEVVRAQELNALLGPKGDSAAVDLLCDLHSSTANVGLCVIAHSDNDWICLHICKHLQRELATIPVRYVHYDVPKSEAYTLHSVGKHGFAMEVGPQPHGVIRANVFTAMQEAVHLTHEWVRLFNSGAQFESGSVDVYTMVENIKYPQDPLTHTITAAVHPELQDRDFCLLHPGDPVFLSFSGETLRYKGKEALYPFFINECAFYETGVALSLARRRKVEIPAVQCRRT from the exons ATGGACAGAGAACACCGCTCCCATCTCCGAAGTAAG CCAGAAATAGTGACCATCCCGGCCCTGTACCGCATGGCCCTGTGTGGTGGTACCCATGGCAACGAGCTGGCGGGGGTTTACCTGCTGCGCCAGAGCATGAGGAGGAAGCGGAAGGGCAGCATGGTGGATCCGGTTACTATGGTAACAGTAATGGCAAACCCGCGTGCTGTGCAGCGGTGTGTACGTTACACAGAGATGGATCTCAACCGCTgcttcacacacactacactgag TGCCCCCGTCTCTGATATCACCCCGTATGAGGTTGTTCGTGCTCAGGAGCTGAACGCTCTGCTCGGGCCTAAAGGCGACTCCGCAGCAGTGGATCTGCTCTGTGATCTCCACAGCAGCACTGCAAACGTAGGTCTCTGCGTCATCGCTCACTCCGACAACGACTGGATCTGCCTGCACATCTGTAAACACCTGCAG AGGGAGCTGGCCACCATTCCAGTGCGCTACGTCCACTACGATGTTCCCAAGAGTGAGGCTTACACATTGCACTCTGTTGGGAAACATGGCTTTG CGATGGAGGTGGGTCCTCAGCCACATGGCGTGATCAGAGCCAACGTTTTTACTGCCATGCAAGAAGCTGTTCATCTCACACATGAATGGGTTCGTCTTTTCAACTCAG gGGCCCAGTTTGAGAGTGGCTCGGTGGATGTTTACACGATGGTGGAGAACATAAAATACCCTCAAGatcctcttacacacaccatcacagctGCTGTACACCCAGAACTACAG GATAGAGATTTCTGTCTCCTCCACCCAGGTGACcccgtctttctctctttttctggaGAAACTCTGAGGTACAAAGGGAAAGAGGCACTCTATCCATTCTTCATCAACGAGTGTGCGTTCTACGAGACGGGTGTCGCTCTGTCTCTAGCTAGGAGAAGGAAGGTGGAGATTCCGGCCGTGCAATGCAGAAGAACGTGA
- the cldnd1a gene encoding claudin domain-containing protein 1a isoform X2, with protein MDTECVSFTLSQQFTPKYIEPGNHNSGEDIIRTYLWRCQFLLPLLSLGLVLVGGLVGFCACLCRSFSPTLGIGLLHLLAGVCSLGCVCCFLAGMDLLHRVSVIPDLVDGSLGWSLYLALISSPLYMMAAALLVWAARCHSKNYYRFTAYRVA; from the exons ATGGACACAGAGTGTGTGAGCTTCACCTTGTCTCAGCAGTTCACACCCAAATACATAGAACCAGGCAATCACAACAGCGGAGAGGACATAATACGCACCT ATCTGTGGAGGTGTCAGTTTCTCCTGCCTCTGCTATCTCTGGGTTTGGTGTTAGTAGGAGGGTTGGTGGGATTCTGTGCTTGTTTGTGTCGTAGTTTCAGTCCTACACTGGGCATCggactcctccaccttcttgcAG GTGTGTGTTCTTTAGGCTGTGTGTGTTGTTTCCTGGCGGGTATGGACCTGCTACACCGTGTCTCCGTTATCCCAGACCTTGTGGACGGCTCTCTCGGTTGGTCCCTCTATCTCGCTCTCATCTCCTCTCCATTGTACATGATGGCCGCCGCTCTACTGGTGTGGGCCGCTCGCTGTCACAGCAAGAACTACTACCGTTTCACTGCCTACCGAGTGGCCTAG